The Pirellulales bacterium genome includes a window with the following:
- a CDS encoding response regulator → MESAAEKAKILIVDDVAEKRLAVEVVLQNLGQEIVSVGSGAEALRRLLNEDFAVILLDVNMPELDGFETANLIRQRRQSEHTPIIFLTAFPDDTYAHRGYSLGAVDYILTPVVPEVLRTKVSVFVELYRMTQQVRRQADERIALAHEHAARVAAEQANRAKNEFLANVSHELRTPMNAIIGMTDLALREELLPLVREFLTTVRSSSQVLLELLNEILDLSKMEAGKFTLQNTPFGLRELVDDLARAYGFRATDKGLALGIKISEQVPDQLLGDPLRLRQILNNLLSNALKFTDRGRIGIEASLHYATEHEAHVYFAISDTGIGISAADQERIFTPFAQVDASSTRRHGGIGLGLAIASDLIRAMGGKLSVESKPGDGSRFCFTLLLRLAPKTEKVGAPKEAAESADAARAGLARNGAHSNGGPATKLHVLLAEDVRANQMLVQHAMRQRGHTIDVASDGREAVECATHATYDVILMDVQMPELDGFQATAAIRALPNGARVPIIALTAHAMPGDNERCLAAGMNGYMAKPLDVVQLVETVENCARQAAEGSCCADTM, encoded by the coding sequence ATGGAATCCGCAGCAGAGAAGGCAAAAATTTTAATCGTCGACGACGTGGCGGAAAAGCGCCTCGCCGTGGAGGTTGTGCTGCAAAACTTGGGGCAGGAAATTGTTTCGGTTGGATCCGGAGCCGAAGCCCTGCGGCGATTGCTGAATGAAGATTTTGCAGTCATTTTGCTCGACGTGAACATGCCGGAGCTGGATGGCTTTGAAACGGCCAACTTAATCCGGCAGCGCCGGCAATCGGAACACACGCCGATCATTTTCCTCACGGCTTTTCCTGACGACACTTACGCCCACCGCGGCTACTCGCTGGGGGCCGTCGATTATATTCTCACGCCGGTGGTGCCCGAGGTGTTGCGGACCAAGGTTTCGGTGTTTGTCGAGTTGTACCGCATGACGCAACAGGTGCGCCGACAAGCGGACGAACGGATTGCGCTGGCGCACGAGCATGCTGCCCGAGTAGCGGCCGAGCAAGCCAACCGTGCGAAGAACGAATTTTTGGCGAACGTGAGCCACGAATTGCGCACGCCCATGAACGCCATTATCGGCATGACCGATTTAGCGCTGCGCGAAGAGCTTTTGCCTCTGGTGCGCGAATTTTTGACGACGGTCCGCTCCAGCTCGCAAGTGTTGTTGGAATTGCTGAACGAAATTCTCGATTTGTCGAAAATGGAAGCCGGCAAGTTTACGTTGCAGAACACGCCATTTGGCTTAAGAGAGCTGGTTGACGATTTAGCGCGGGCATACGGTTTTCGCGCTACCGACAAGGGCTTGGCGCTGGGCATTAAAATTAGCGAGCAGGTGCCGGATCAGCTGCTGGGTGATCCGCTCCGGCTGCGGCAAATTTTGAACAATTTGTTATCCAACGCGCTGAAGTTTACCGACCGTGGCCGAATTGGCATTGAAGCTAGCTTGCACTACGCCACCGAGCATGAAGCCCACGTGTATTTTGCGATCAGCGATACCGGCATTGGCATTTCGGCGGCCGATCAAGAACGCATTTTTACTCCCTTTGCGCAGGTCGATGCCTCCAGCACGCGCCGGCACGGCGGCATTGGCTTGGGCTTGGCCATTGCTTCGGATTTGATTCGCGCCATGGGAGGCAAATTGTCGGTGGAAAGCAAGCCTGGCGATGGCAGCAGATTTTGCTTCACTCTGCTTTTACGCCTGGCGCCGAAAACGGAGAAAGTTGGCGCGCCGAAAGAAGCTGCTGAATCGGCGGATGCCGCCCGGGCAGGGCTCGCTCGCAATGGCGCGCATTCCAACGGTGGTCCGGCAACCAAGCTGCATGTGCTTCTTGCTGAAGATGTGCGCGCCAACCAAATGTTGGTGCAGCATGCCATGCGGCAACGGGGCCATACCATTGATGTTGCTTCCGACGGCCGCGAAGCGGTGGAATGCGCGACGCACGCCACCTACGATGTCATTCTGATGGATGTGCAAATGCCGGAGCTGGATGGATTCCAAGCCACGGCCGCCATTCGTGCTTTGCCCAATGGCGCCCGCGTGCCGATCATCGCCCTAACGGCTCATGCCATGCCCGGCGACAATGAACGGTGCCTGGCGGCCGGTATGAACGGTTATATGGCCAAGCCGCTCGACGTGGTGCAATTGGTGGAAACTGTTGAGAACTGCGCCCGGCAGGCGGCGGAAGGCAGTTGTTGCGCGGACACCATGTAA
- a CDS encoding HAMP domain-containing protein — translation TVQLRDMSKVATASANGDLAQKITVDVRGEILQIKNVINTMVDQLRSFASEVTRVAREVGTEGKLGGQAEVKGVAGTWKDLTDNVNFMAGNLTSQVRNIAAVTKAVASGDLSKKITVDVRGEILELKDTINTMVDQLRSFASEVTRVAREVGTEGKLGGQADVRDVAGTWKDLTDSVNFMASNLTGQVRNIAEVTKAVASGDLSKKITVDVKGEISELKNTINTMVDQLGSFAAEVTRVAREVGTDGKLGGQAQVKGVSGTWKDLTDNVNFMAGNLTSQVRGIARVVTAVANGDLKQKLTVEAKGEIAALADTINGMIDTLATFADQVTTVAREVGVEGKLGGQASVPGAAGTWKDLTDNVNQLAANLTTQVRAIAEVATAVTKGDLTRSITVAAQGEVAALKDNINEMIVNLKDTTLKNAEQDWLKTNLAKFSRMLQGQKDMITVGRLILSELAPLVSAQHAMVYTYDSSEEQPHLKLLASYAFEHTDGTGNRIELGQGLVGQCALEKQKILLSHVPSDYVRISSGLGSGPPASMIVLPVVFEGQVKAVLELASFERFNPTHQAFLDQLTESIGIVLNTIEANMRTEDLLKQSQSLAQELQSRQEELQQTNEELQEKARLLAHQNVEVERKNREVEQARQALEEKAEQLALTSKYKSEFLANMSHELRTPLNSLLILSDQLSKNPDGNLSAKQTEYAKTIHSSGNDLLMLINDILDLSKIESGTVVLDVGELRFADLHNYVERTFRHVAEAKGVDFLVQLDPNLPRTLTTDSKRLQQVLKNLLSNAFKFTHEGQVNLKIQMADGGWHPEIESLSASDSVLAISVSDTGIGIPLEKQHIIFEAFQQADGSTSRKYGGTGLGLAISREIARLLGGEIGLVSQPGTGSTFTLFLPQTFVPQKVVRRAALPAPKPTTITRIESPIADTAPDHVPTELEFSYVAEAPDDRNNIQGDDRVVLIVDNDIDFARFVLETAHKVGFKGITTPLGAAAIALAGEYQPQAVLLDISLPDIDGWHVLARLKRDFSLQHIPVYIVSTADQLERGYKQGAQGILPKPIQTAEMLEEFLGKVHAEVERTQRRVVQLEPQAEKRNVLSQLLSAPGVKIECVESGAALLQALGNGPVDAVILNCEVPDMTLAALAEQVISQPAMEGRPTVLQLPAELDDDRRERLQRLAHEFNLHVSNSLPYLARQLVSALCLPISTLSEDCQKVLTEDSKPHAVLAGKKVLIVDDDIRNIFALTSILERYDMVTVSAETGRDAINLLQAAPDVDIVLMDIMMPEMDGLDTTRAIRQISRFRDLPIVAVTAKAMKGDREKCIEAGAWDYLSKPVDPEQMLSVLRAWLTV, via the coding sequence CACGGTGCAATTGCGCGACATGTCGAAGGTGGCGACGGCAAGTGCTAACGGCGACCTTGCGCAAAAGATTACCGTGGACGTGCGCGGCGAGATTTTGCAGATCAAAAACGTGATCAACACCATGGTGGACCAGCTGCGCTCCTTCGCATCGGAAGTGACTCGCGTGGCGCGCGAGGTGGGTACCGAAGGAAAACTGGGCGGTCAGGCCGAAGTGAAAGGCGTGGCCGGCACCTGGAAAGACTTGACCGACAACGTGAACTTCATGGCCGGCAACTTGACGAGCCAGGTGCGCAACATCGCCGCCGTGACCAAGGCCGTGGCCAGCGGCGACTTGTCCAAGAAAATCACGGTGGACGTGCGCGGCGAAATTCTGGAACTCAAAGACACCATCAACACGATGGTCGATCAGCTGCGTTCGTTCGCTTCCGAAGTGACCCGCGTGGCCCGTGAAGTGGGCACCGAAGGAAAACTGGGCGGGCAAGCTGACGTGCGCGACGTGGCCGGCACCTGGAAAGATTTGACCGACAGCGTGAATTTCATGGCCAGCAACCTCACGGGCCAGGTGCGCAATATTGCGGAAGTAACCAAGGCCGTGGCCAGTGGCGACTTGTCGAAGAAAATTACCGTGGACGTGAAAGGGGAAATTTCCGAATTGAAGAACACCATCAATACGATGGTCGATCAACTCGGCTCGTTCGCCGCGGAAGTAACCCGCGTGGCCCGTGAAGTGGGCACCGACGGAAAACTGGGCGGGCAAGCTCAAGTGAAGGGGGTATCGGGAACGTGGAAAGACTTGACCGACAATGTGAACTTCATGGCCGGCAACCTGACCAGCCAGGTGCGCGGTATTGCCCGCGTGGTAACGGCCGTGGCCAACGGCGACTTGAAGCAAAAACTAACCGTGGAAGCGAAGGGCGAAATCGCGGCCTTGGCCGACACCATCAACGGCATGATCGATACACTGGCCACCTTTGCCGATCAAGTGACCACGGTGGCCCGCGAAGTGGGCGTGGAAGGAAAACTCGGAGGTCAGGCCAGCGTGCCGGGTGCTGCCGGCACGTGGAAAGACTTGACCGACAACGTGAATCAGTTGGCGGCTAATTTGACGACCCAAGTGCGAGCCATTGCCGAAGTGGCCACGGCCGTGACCAAGGGGGATTTAACCCGGTCGATTACCGTGGCTGCCCAAGGCGAAGTAGCGGCGCTGAAAGACAACATCAACGAGATGATCGTGAACTTGAAAGACACGACGCTCAAAAACGCCGAGCAAGACTGGCTGAAGACCAACCTCGCCAAGTTCAGCCGCATGTTGCAAGGCCAAAAAGACATGATCACGGTCGGACGGCTGATTCTGTCCGAATTGGCTCCGCTAGTTTCGGCGCAACATGCAATGGTTTATACGTATGACAGCTCCGAAGAGCAGCCACACTTGAAGTTGCTGGCCAGTTATGCGTTTGAGCATACCGATGGCACGGGCAATCGCATTGAACTAGGTCAGGGATTGGTCGGCCAATGCGCTTTGGAAAAGCAAAAGATTTTGCTCTCCCATGTGCCCAGCGACTACGTTCGCATTTCGTCGGGCTTGGGTTCCGGGCCGCCGGCCAGCATGATCGTGCTGCCTGTTGTGTTTGAAGGGCAAGTCAAGGCCGTGCTGGAGTTGGCGTCGTTCGAGCGCTTCAATCCTACGCACCAGGCATTCCTCGATCAGTTGACCGAGAGCATCGGCATCGTGCTCAACACGATCGAAGCCAACATGCGCACGGAAGATTTGCTGAAGCAATCCCAATCGCTGGCCCAGGAACTTCAAAGCCGGCAGGAAGAATTGCAGCAGACCAACGAGGAATTGCAGGAAAAAGCCCGCTTGCTGGCCCACCAAAACGTGGAAGTGGAACGCAAAAACCGCGAGGTGGAGCAAGCCCGGCAAGCGCTGGAAGAAAAGGCCGAGCAGTTGGCGCTCACCTCGAAGTACAAATCGGAATTCTTGGCCAACATGTCGCACGAATTGCGCACGCCGCTGAACAGCTTGTTGATTCTCTCCGATCAACTTTCGAAAAACCCGGACGGCAACCTGTCGGCCAAGCAAACCGAATACGCCAAAACCATTCACTCCTCCGGCAACGATTTGCTGATGTTGATTAACGACATTCTCGACTTGTCGAAAATTGAATCGGGCACGGTGGTGCTGGACGTCGGTGAACTGCGGTTCGCCGATTTGCACAATTATGTGGAGCGCACCTTCCGGCACGTGGCGGAAGCCAAAGGCGTGGATTTCCTCGTGCAGCTGGATCCGAATTTACCGCGCACGCTCACGACCGACAGTAAGCGGCTGCAGCAAGTGCTCAAGAATTTGCTTTCCAACGCGTTTAAATTCACGCACGAAGGGCAAGTCAACTTGAAAATTCAAATGGCCGACGGCGGCTGGCATCCGGAAATTGAATCGCTCAGCGCCAGCGACAGCGTGCTGGCCATCTCGGTTTCCGACACGGGCATCGGCATTCCGCTGGAAAAGCAGCACATTATTTTCGAAGCCTTTCAACAGGCCGACGGCAGCACGAGCCGCAAATACGGCGGCACCGGCTTGGGGTTGGCCATCAGCCGCGAAATCGCCCGCCTGCTGGGAGGCGAAATTGGCTTGGTCAGTCAGCCGGGCACAGGCAGCACCTTTACGCTGTTCTTGCCGCAGACGTTTGTTCCGCAAAAGGTGGTGCGCCGTGCGGCGTTGCCGGCCCCCAAGCCGACTACCATAACACGCATTGAATCGCCCATTGCGGATACCGCGCCGGATCATGTTCCAACCGAATTGGAATTCAGCTATGTCGCCGAGGCGCCGGACGATCGGAACAATATTCAAGGGGACGACCGGGTGGTGCTAATTGTCGATAACGACATCGATTTCGCCCGCTTCGTGTTGGAAACCGCGCACAAAGTTGGGTTCAAAGGCATTACCACGCCCTTGGGCGCGGCGGCCATTGCCTTGGCAGGCGAATATCAACCGCAGGCGGTGCTCTTGGATATTTCGCTGCCCGACATTGACGGCTGGCACGTTTTGGCCCGGCTCAAGCGCGATTTCTCGCTGCAGCATATTCCCGTTTACATCGTTTCCACGGCCGATCAACTGGAGCGCGGCTACAAGCAGGGCGCACAAGGCATTTTGCCCAAGCCGATTCAAACCGCGGAAATGCTGGAAGAATTTTTGGGCAAAGTTCACGCCGAAGTGGAGCGCACGCAGCGGCGGGTGGTGCAATTGGAACCCCAGGCCGAAAAGCGCAATGTGCTGTCCCAGTTGTTAAGCGCCCCGGGCGTCAAAATTGAATGCGTCGAAAGCGGCGCCGCCTTGCTGCAAGCCCTTGGGAACGGCCCGGTCGATGCCGTGATTTTGAATTGCGAGGTGCCCGACATGACCTTGGCAGCGCTGGCGGAGCAAGTGATTTCGCAGCCGGCGATGGAAGGTCGTCCGACGGTTTTGCAACTGCCGGCCGAATTAGACGACGACCGGCGCGAACGGCTACAGCGGCTAGCGCACGAGTTTAATCTGCACGTGAGCAATTCGTTGCCGTACTTGGCCCGGCAGTTGGTCAGCGCGCTGTGCCTGCCGATTTCCACGCTGTCGGAAGATTGTCAGAAGGTGCTGACTGAGGACAGCAAGCCGCATGCCGTTCTAGCCGGCAAGAAAGTGTTGATCGTTGACGACGACATCCGCAATATTTTCGCCCTGACCAGCATTTTGGAGCGCTACGACATGGTGACCGTCTCGGCGGAAACCGGGCGTGACGCCATCAACCTGTTGCAGGCTGCCCCCGATGTGGATATTGTGCTGATGGACATTATGATGCCGGAAATGGATGGCCTGGACACCACGCGTGCCATTCGTCAAATTTCTCGCTTCCGCGATTTGCCGATTGTGGCGGTCACCGCCAAAGCCATGAAGGGAGACCGCGAGAAGTGCATTGAAGCGGGGGCATGGGACTATTTGTCCAAGCCGGTCGATCCGGAGCAAATGCTTTCCGTTTTGCGGGCCTGGTTAACCGTGTAA